The nucleotide sequence gctgccaaaggtgcttcaacaaagttctgagtaaagggtctgaatacttatgtaaataacatatttgagtgtagattgatgaggaaaaaaacaaaacaacgtaattaattttagaataaggctgtaacgtaacaaaatgtggaaaaagtcaaggggtttgaatacatGTATTCAGAGTATAAAAAACATGAAGGAAACCTGCTCtaaggttaaagaaagatttttaagtcttgagacatggattgtgtatgtgtgccattcagagagtgaatgggcaagacaaaagattgaagtgcctttgaacagggtatggtagtaggtgccaggcacactggtttgtggcaagaactacaacactgctgggtttttcacagtcaacagtttcctgtgtgtatcaagaatggtccaccacccaagggacatccagacaacttgacacaaccgtgggaaacattggagtcaacatgggccagcatccctgtggaacgctttaaaCAACTTATAGGGTctatgccccgacaaattgaggctacAATAAGACAGAACAGGTTTATCCATCAAACAGGTTAGCGGCGGCCTTTGTGAGGAGACGTTGTGGCCCCTGACCCTGATGACTCACCGTTCGCCCGAGGGTCCGGAAGGAGGATATTCTGGGTTTGACTGTCTTATTGATCTCCTTCAAACAGTACGACAATGGGTCCCGACCGAACTTGGGGGAGGGGGGTCCGTTAGCGGGCGAGGGGGCGGGCGGCGTGGCCAAGGGGGTGAGTgatgagggggagggagagagctggGGCGGGGTGAAGCACAGACAcccagggagggggagagggaggggaggacaaaaacaaaaaacggatgacaagggaaagagagagagacaccatcaACACCTTAAGCACACCACACAGAGAAGACGACACTGCAGCAGTTACTCCTGCAGAAGCCCACAGTCACATAGCGCCACAACACCAGCAATGAAACACCAGTACAGCACCACAGCCCTAGCCCCAACACCAACAAAACACAAGCCACGATGAAGGGTAGAGTAGAGTGAGCCTACGTGAGGAACAAGGTTGACAGATTGGAGCGGACCAACGGGAGGTTCCATTGGTTAACCTCAATCTGGACACAGATACATAGGTAGActgaactacactgctcaaaaaaataaagggaacacttaaacaacacaatgtaactgcacatttgtggcctgctggaggtcattttgcagggcgctggcagtgcacctccttgcacaaaggcggaggtagcggtcctgctgctgggttgttgccctcctacggcctcctccacgtctcctgatgtactggcctgtctcctggtagcgcctccatgctctggacactacgctgacagacacagcaaacctttttgccacagctcgcattgatgtgccatcctggatgaactgcactacctgagccacttgtgtgggttgtagactctgtctcatgctaccactagagtgagcgcaccgccagcattcaaaagtgaccaaaacatcagccaggaagcataggaactgagaagtggtctgtggtcaccacctgcagaatcactccttttttgggggtgtcttgctaattgcctataatttccaccttttgtctattccatttgcacaacagcatgtgaaatttattgtcaatcagtgttgcttcctaagtggacagtttgatttcacagaagtgtgattgacttggagttacattgtgttgtttaagtgttccctttatttttttgagcagtgtatgtacaAAGGACACCCTACAGGTCTGGGCCTGGTATACGTGCTTGTAATACGGGTAATAAGAAACATGGCAGGTCTCTAACCTGGTGGGAACTACTGAACGTTGGCATGAGGGTGTAACCACATGACCAAGTGAGGAGCAGTGAGGGAGAATATAGTCAACTCTACAGGCTGGTTTCTCAGTCACAGATCAGCCTAGACCTACagtagtcctggactaaaaagcactttaACTAGGAGCTGTTTGAATCAGTGTTGTGCAATGGGGAGGGGGTAGACTTTTTACAAATGACATCCAAAGCTCTTTCTCACAGGCCAATATGAAAGTTAACTCTGATCATTACTGATCCACCACTTTGGAGAGAGCAGGAGCGATGACACAGAGCGGTGCACCACACAGACAGGACGGGAGGTAGGCAGGGTGCATTACAGGAACAGGATTGGACAGCAGTCAGCAGGGTAGGCAATCAGACATGCAGCAGGAGGAAAGTGCTGGAAGAGACtggaggggagacaggagagagagatgcagcagTGGGTACAGGCTGGCCATGATGTAGGCTAGCTAGGTGTTCGTTTGCTGTACTCTCAACATTCCTGTCTAGTTTATTTTCAGTCATTTCAGACTGGCTCACGAGGCCTGTTTAAGGGACATCCGATATATTCTAGATCTAGACGGCCTCTAGTGGGCCAACGTCATCCATGATCTCCAATGACGATGTAGCGAGAACACAGCAAAAATTAGGTCACCTGGAACTAGTCATCCCTCCCTGTCCCAGTATCATCCCTGATGGTTGGCAGGCATTTCCCAAAGGTGTCATTGTGGTGGTTTGACTGCTAATGTTATAGTCTGGgccagtataatacagtataatagcaGTGTGTTTGTGGCAGAGAATTCAATGTGTTTGTGCCGGTCTGTGCTGATGAAAGCACAAGCTCTGCAGAACGCTGCCTGCCAGTAGAGTTGACCTATTGGAAACCACAGTCAGTCACACGCTACAGAAAGTCAGAGGGGGCTTATTCACAGACAGGCCAGGGACACAGCCATGCACATACCAGTTctagaaaggtgtgtgtgtgtggggggggggcatgCAGTATGTACATGCAGAGCTCTGGGAACAGGAAAGATTGTGTGTGAGACCACAGCTTCAGGACCATAGTGACAGAGGTGGTCCCCAGACTCTGTCTCCTTGATTCAGCCCCTCTGCCTCAACACTGACACATACTGCTCCTGGTTGATCTACCTGCACCTTGGAGCACTGATCATTTCAAACACTAAGAAAGCCACTCCTTCATAGGAGGGAAATAACCGGATTTGGGCATGAATTGTAGATTAGGATAATAATGTCTATTCCTAATTCAGAAAGTTACTCAGCTAGTCAGAACTGAGTCATGGGAGTGGGATGTACCAGGGGTGTAAACTAGTAATTGTGTCTGAGGAGGACTGGTGGTACTAGCAGCCTACCTTACTCTTCTTGCTGAACAGCCAGAACGGTTTGCTCCTGTTCTTGCCCAGCAGCTCCAGGGGGCCTTTGGGGGTACCGAGGGTGCCCAGGCTGCTGTCTGAGGAGGCACGGTTGATGCCCTGACTGTAGTCCTCAAAGTCCAGGTCGCCAGGACGCTCAAAGCCTGACTTGTACTGCTCTATAAGAGCTATGGAGTCCTGCAGGGACAGTAGGTTACATTATGACAGTGAAACACAGACCAACAATACCAAGACGTttcaaagcatttgtgtttcatACCCATTTCCCTCACATTCTTTTGAACTTCATTGGACCACATGCATCTATGTACGTTACGTCTGGGTTCGTTTTGTATACATGCAGTACAGTACGGCCGACTCACATTCCTCTCGTTGACATTAGTGCCCGCTTTAGTGACGCCCTCCAGACACTTCCCGATAATGGGCATCACGTGCCTCTCCGTGTCTGAGAACAAGACGTAGCCCTGCGCCAGCTTCCTCACCCGCCTCTCATCCATGTCCTGGAGTTTCTATAGGGAGAGGAGGCACATACAGGACGTCACTCAATCACATCTGCCATGTCTTGGTGCCTGATTACAGAGTAACAACCTCAAAAAGGTCAGCTGTGTTTTTAGTGTCTGTTGAACCAAACGTTAGCATTTCAAATAGTTCCAGCATAAGGAAGGGAAGCTAGGCTAAGGTCAGGATGGATGGGTGAGAGGCTCTGCCGCACGTTGAAGATGAGAGGCACGTCGCTGAAGTAGAACCGGCTCTGCTCCTGGTTGTATTTCTGCAGCTGGGCTGCGTAGTCGTTCTTACACTCCTCCGCTATGTGTGTCCTCATGTTGGCCTGCTGTTTGGCCTGGACACAGgtaacaaaacaaacacacaggtcaCACACAGGTCAGTCTGGTGGCTCACATTCCACTGTTTAAAGGGGAAACAGGACAAGTAGGACAACTGGattgtgttcagtagggcacactgTAGGAAAACGTTCTGCAACGGAAAATGAAAACCTGTGTTCTTTTTATTGTGTGTTGTTGTCCTACTACCTTTTCCACGTCGGCCTTCGTGGCGTTGATGTCCTGGTCAGTTTTCTCGGCATATTGAGCAGCTTTGTCCGCTTCCCGCCACTCCCTCTCAAAACGTTTCTTActctaaacacagagagagacagaaacacatccatGTTGATCTTAGCTAACACAATACTGTGCTCTGTGGGCATTCTTTGAATGGAATAGAATAGCCTCTACTATTGTGTAGAAGAAGCGAGACCTCTGCTTCACCCAAGGGTAGTGAACACTTGCCCAATGGCCACTAGCACCTGACTTTACTGAATGGGGCTGGAACATCAGTGGTTTAAGTCAGTGGTGCTGACCCATACAGCGACGAGCAATGCCTGGAGTGCTGCTAGTTTCTGGTCTCGTTTTGGTTCCCTACCCCAGCTTTAAAAAGGAGCTCCTCATCTCTTTTTACTGATAATACAAATACTGGTCACCTGagtcaccacacacacatgcatgcactcaCAACTAGTGAACAAACGTCCCTTTCACTGATGTAACAATGACCCCACTTACAGCAGACAAAAAGCAGACAATATGAGAGAGCATTCAGAAACATTTGACTGCTTTCACCACTATAGACAATGGAGGACAGTGACTGGACAAAACATTGCCCTTTGACTGAACAGAAAGAATAAACAGTTGTTCACTGACAAGCAaagtataggcctactgtatagaGAGGATGTATACATTAGTATTCTACCAACAAAGTCGATGTTCCCTTTGGAAGAGGGGAGTTATTGGCAGACGGCCTGACATGTAAACAAACTTACACTGTCGAGCTGCTTATAGGTGCTCTCCAAACTCTGCTGGGCTTTCTTGGCCTCCGACAGATGCTGCAaaaagacaaacagagagaggacACATGAGACACCAAGAACACTAGGATGATCACATGACGGTCCCTACTTAGACAGGGCCATTGGCATTGGGTACAGAATAAACAACGGCCACCAAAAACCACTGAACAAAACAGATGGTAAACAaacagcagtctgtctgtctgtgggtcaTGTCTACTGGGAGACTttatagtgtttgtgtgtgttctatatTCCATTGGAGTTGGGCCAAGGCATTCCTCTCCTTTCAGAGGATAACACGACAGTTACCACCCCCTACGGACAACCCAAGTAAGGCTACCTTCGTGCCATAACAGAGGAACCTACAAATCTCTGCTGGTCCTTCCTGTCTCCTTCAtactctccctccttttctctagATCCCACCCATCTTCACTCGCCCTCACTATAATAATCTGAGTTGTGAACTCTTCCATCCTCCCCTCTCAGTGTGGATCTCTCTCTCACCGTCTTACGCTCCATCTTGAGCTCCTGCAGGTACTTGGTGAGTTCGATGCAGATGTTCATCATCATGTTCTCAGCAATCAGCTCCCTCTGTCCTGCGTAGTCGTTCATCTCATTCAGGATGTCCAGGAAGGACTGGTGGTTGGAGAACCtatggaaggggggggggggatacagaAGAGATGAGATCTGTAATGGAT is from Salvelinus namaycush isolate Seneca chromosome 41, SaNama_1.0, whole genome shotgun sequence and encodes:
- the LOC120034405 gene encoding cdc42-interacting protein 4 homolog isoform X1, translating into MDWGTDLWDQYDIIDKHTQSGLELVEKYVKFVKERTEIEQNYAKQLRNLTKKYNPKRGCREEQECRFSNHQSFLDILNEMNDYAGQRELIAENMMMNICIELTKYLQELKMERKTHLSEAKKAQQSLESTYKQLDSSKKRFEREWREADKAAQYAEKTDQDINATKADVEKAKQQANMRTHIAEECKNDYAAQLQKYNQEQSRFYFSDVPLIFNKLQDMDERRVRKLAQGYVLFSDTERHVMPIIGKCLEGVTKAGTNVNERNDSIALIEQYKSGFERPGDLDFEDYSQGINRASSDSSLGTLGTPKGPLELLGKNRSKPFWLFSKKSKLSPSPSSLTPLATPPAPSPANGPPSPKFGRDPLSYCLKEINKTVKPRISSFRTLGRTPTVTEDFGHLPPEQRRKRLQQKLDDIGKELQKEADQSEALGKMKDVYEKNPQMGDPASLSPQINQTAQNMERLRGELNKYESWLIEAGRRGDSMLRRGTLREDALSYTSHSNNNGSTHEPYSPDRTHSEEGTPDPSQAIYAEFDDDFEEEEELVAPIGQCTAMYNFPGASEGTITMQEGEVLSVVEEDKGDGWTRVRRANGNEGYIPTSYVSISISK